A section of the Chloroflexota bacterium genome encodes:
- the rsmA gene encoding ribosomal RNA small subunit methyltransferase A, whose translation MNLSSARRRRSGAPRGFRPRRSRGQNLLVDAGVAEQIIAAARIEPDSAVLEIGAGTGVLTRPLAGMAGQVVAVEVDAELAIALRRRLRGYPNVAVLRRDARALDLEQIFPDRPYQVVANLPYSVGTPLLVDLLHSRNRPKRLTVMLQREVAERICADPGDWSALTVMTRPFGDARIEFLVPPSAFWPRPKVTSAVISVETTGRDRKDPQVASAIWLSRHAFAQRRKKLVNSIAAGLRLERDAAVNLLTAAGIDPDDRPANLDLPAWLALSDAFREEVAGADGSG comes from the coding sequence ATGAACTTGAGCTCGGCTAGGCGGCGGCGCAGCGGCGCGCCGCGCGGGTTCCGCCCGCGGCGCTCGCGCGGGCAGAACCTCCTGGTCGATGCCGGGGTTGCAGAGCAAATCATCGCCGCGGCCCGGATCGAGCCGGATTCGGCGGTCCTGGAGATCGGCGCCGGCACCGGCGTCCTGACCCGCCCGCTGGCCGGGATGGCCGGGCAGGTCGTCGCCGTGGAAGTGGATGCCGAACTGGCGATAGCGCTGCGCCGCCGGCTGCGCGGATACCCGAACGTGGCGGTTCTGCGGCGCGACGCCCGCGCCCTCGATCTCGAACAGATTTTTCCCGACCGGCCTTACCAGGTGGTGGCCAACCTCCCTTATTCGGTAGGCACTCCGCTGCTGGTCGACCTGCTCCACAGCCGCAACCGCCCCAAGCGGCTTACCGTCATGCTGCAGCGCGAGGTGGCCGAGCGCATCTGCGCCGACCCCGGGGACTGGTCGGCGCTGACGGTGATGACGCGTCCGTTCGGGGACGCCCGGATCGAATTCCTAGTGCCGCCGTCGGCTTTCTGGCCCCGGCCCAAGGTCACTTCGGCGGTGATCAGCGTTGAGACCACCGGGCGGGATCGCAAGGACCCGCAGGTGGCCAGCGCGATTTGGCTCTCCCGGCACGCTTTCGCCCAGCGTCGCAAGAAACTCGTGAATTCAATCGCGGCCGGACTGCGCCTGGAGCGCGACGCGGCCGTAAATCTCCTGACGGCGGCCGGTATCGACCCCGACGATCGGCCCGCCAACCTCGATCTGCCGGCCTGGTTGGCCCTTTCCGACGCCTTCCGGGAGGAGGTCGCAGGCGCCGATGGGTCTGGTTGA
- a CDS encoding non-canonical purine NTP pyrophosphatase: MSDPAVRTMLLATSNPGKAAEIEDLLAGRGWGSLLPDQIGIRIEVAEEGETFAENSARKALAYSELTELPVLADDSGLEVDALHGAPGVRTARLAKGSDADRTEALLSLMHGMPSPLRSAQFRSVVTIARRGSVLAVGEGTLRGTILAAPRGESGFGYDPVFMPAGGECTLAQLGIAAKNSISHRRAAVLAALDELELG; this comes from the coding sequence ATGAGCGACCCGGCGGTTAGGACGATGCTGCTGGCTACCTCCAATCCCGGCAAGGCCGCCGAAATCGAAGACCTCCTTGCCGGTCGCGGTTGGGGCAGCCTGCTCCCTGACCAGATTGGCATCCGGATCGAGGTAGCCGAGGAAGGCGAGACTTTCGCCGAAAACTCGGCGCGCAAGGCGCTGGCTTATTCCGAACTAACCGAATTGCCGGTCCTGGCCGATGATTCCGGCCTCGAGGTTGACGCCCTGCACGGCGCGCCGGGGGTGCGCACGGCGCGGCTGGCCAAGGGCAGCGATGCCGACCGAACCGAGGCGCTGCTCTCACTCATGCACGGGATGCCGTCGCCGCTGCGGTCGGCCCAATTCCGGAGCGTGGTCACCATCGCCCGCCGCGGGTCCGTCCTCGCTGTCGGGGAAGGCACCCTGCGGGGCACGATCCTGGCGGCCCCCCGCGGCGAGAGCGGATTCGGGTACGATCCGGTTTTCATGCCCGCGGGCGGGGAATGCACGCTGGCCCAGCTCGGCATCGCGGCCAAGAATTCCATTTCGCATCGACGTGCCGCAGTTCTTGCCGCGCTGGATGAACTTGAGCTCGGCTAG
- a CDS encoding amidohydrolase family protein: protein MGQVRPLIIDAHTHIFPPTVIADRAALAEREPWFGALYGGRARMADADALLSEMDRAGVERSLCFGFGWRGLKMHRRCNDYLVETAAGSGGRIRAGITVPVADADATIAELEYWRGAPVAAVGELYADGQGFDLANLHRSSPLPQACVDRDLILCIHVTEPAGHSYPGKDSTGPRQIADFLAGMPEGLRLQLPHWGAGFGIFESMPEIRARTGSVRYDCAASHLLYDDSIYGLMARIAPGRILFGSDYPLTSQRRMLRRVRRVGLEPGLEADFLGRSADGWGI from the coding sequence ATCGGACAGGTCCGACCCCTGATCATCGACGCCCACACCCACATTTTTCCACCGACCGTGATCGCCGACCGCGCCGCGCTGGCGGAGCGCGAGCCGTGGTTCGGCGCGCTTTACGGTGGGCGGGCGCGGATGGCCGACGCCGATGCGCTGCTCTCGGAGATGGACCGCGCCGGGGTCGAGCGCTCGCTCTGCTTCGGGTTCGGTTGGCGGGGCCTGAAGATGCACCGGCGATGCAACGATTACCTGGTCGAAACCGCCGCCGGCAGCGGCGGCAGGATCCGCGCCGGTATAACGGTCCCAGTTGCCGACGCCGACGCGACGATTGCCGAGCTCGAATACTGGCGCGGGGCGCCGGTGGCGGCCGTGGGCGAGCTCTACGCCGACGGTCAGGGATTCGACCTGGCCAACCTGCACCGCTCGTCGCCGCTGCCCCAGGCGTGCGTCGACCGGGACCTGATCCTGTGCATCCACGTGACCGAACCGGCCGGCCACTCCTACCCCGGCAAAGACTCAACCGGGCCGCGCCAGATCGCCGATTTCCTGGCGGGGATGCCGGAGGGGCTGCGGTTGCAGCTGCCACACTGGGGAGCCGGGTTCGGGATCTTCGAATCGATGCCGGAGATCCGGGCCCGGACCGGGTCGGTGCGCTACGACTGCGCGGCCTCGCACCTGCTATACGACGATTCAATTTACGGCCTAATGGCCCGGATCGCGCCCGGTCGGATCCTTTTCGGGTCCGACTATCCCCTGACCAGCCAGCGCCGAATGCTGCGCCGGGTGCGCCGGGTCGGCCTGGAGCCCGGCCTGGAGGCAGACTTTCTGGGCCGAAGCGCCGACGGCTGGGGAATCTGA
- the hemW gene encoding radical SAM family heme chaperone HemW, which produces MSSPPVGEKAFLTWDPHRFGRPDVCASGSIGAYVHFPFCRRHCWYCDFNVHVGGEGAVADYLDALGVEVSAVAGFLDPSPRIDTIYVGGGTPSHAGPERLERMLTTLRRSLRLAPGGEFTVEANPADASAEIYAAMTESGVTRLSLGVQSFADRSLSLLDRDHTGESAGRAVELAVAAGFGSISIDLIYGTPGQSLEDWRSDLKRAARLGVGHVSCYALTLDSQRARTRAVELGRVPDGDGMFPYYQAALGILGSAGFEHYETSNWGRTGHRCRHNGAVWAGGRYLPLGCGAHGFLGNRRYHLVRRPDRYADRVRSGDSLLAGSEQLEAGDLLREAVALPLRTAAGIDLAGLNDRFGYDLLEEHGPLIGQLAHENLLVRDGVRLHPSDRGMFLADALGAALLPGIGSGG; this is translated from the coding sequence GTGTCTTCGCCGCCGGTCGGGGAGAAGGCCTTCTTGACCTGGGATCCGCACCGGTTTGGCCGGCCCGACGTGTGCGCGTCCGGGTCGATCGGGGCCTACGTCCATTTCCCCTTCTGTCGCCGGCACTGCTGGTACTGCGACTTCAACGTGCATGTCGGCGGAGAGGGCGCGGTCGCCGATTACCTGGACGCCCTCGGGGTCGAGGTTTCCGCAGTCGCCGGATTCCTGGATCCAAGTCCCCGGATCGACACCATATACGTCGGTGGCGGCACCCCCAGCCATGCCGGGCCGGAACGTTTGGAACGGATGCTTACAACGCTGCGGCGGAGCCTACGGTTGGCCCCGGGCGGCGAATTTACCGTCGAAGCGAACCCGGCCGATGCCAGCGCCGAGATTTATGCCGCAATGACCGAATCCGGGGTCACGCGCTTGAGCCTGGGAGTGCAGTCATTTGCCGACCGGAGCCTGAGCCTGCTCGACCGCGACCATACCGGCGAATCGGCCGGGCGGGCGGTCGAGCTGGCGGTCGCGGCCGGGTTCGGCTCGATTTCGATCGATCTGATTTACGGCACACCCGGGCAGTCGCTGGAGGATTGGCGGTCGGATTTGAAGCGGGCCGCTCGCCTGGGCGTCGGGCACGTCTCCTGTTACGCACTCACGCTCGATTCGCAACGCGCCCGAACCAGGGCTGTCGAACTTGGCCGGGTCCCTGATGGCGACGGGATGTTCCCTTACTACCAGGCCGCGCTCGGAATCCTGGGGTCGGCCGGTTTCGAACACTACGAGACCTCCAACTGGGGCCGAACCGGCCACCGTTGCCGTCACAACGGCGCAGTTTGGGCGGGCGGCCGCTACTTGCCCCTGGGTTGCGGCGCGCACGGATTCCTGGGCAATCGGCGCTACCACCTTGTGCGCCGCCCGGATCGCTACGCCGACCGGGTCAGGTCCGGCGACTCCCTATTGGCCGGGTCGGAGCAACTTGAGGCCGGCGACCTGCTGCGGGAGGCGGTCGCGTTGCCCCTGCGAACCGCGGCCGGAATCGATCTTGCCGGGCTGAACGACCGTTTCGGATACGACTTGCTCGAGGAGCACGGACCGTTGATCGGGCAATTGGCCCACGAAAACTTGCTGGTCAGGGACGGGGTGCGGCTGCATCCATCAGATCGCGGTATGTTCCTGGCCGACGCGCTCGGCGCGGCGCTCCTGCCCGGAATCGGCTCCGGAGGGTGA
- the thpR gene encoding RNA 2',3'-cyclic phosphodiesterase: MRLARGARTVDRAIGPRKLAGQGRGAAASIRSRYVPGRRARRGAPARNRLRRVRVFVAVTPDPGTRRRLAAVLEGLDDRGLLRRVPAQNLHLTLAFLGEISPTRADSAACAVSRIGPGIAPFRLDISGALSVFGSRRSILAAAVGGDLERLERLRDRLQTALAEEGLPTGERSFRPHLTLARIRPRASGRERTALRREVASLLAPVRFSFRIEDLGLYRSRIGTSGASYQLLERAELG; the protein is encoded by the coding sequence ATACGACTTGCTCGAGGAGCACGGACCGTTGATCGGGCAATTGGCCCACGAAAACTTGCTGGTCAGGGACGGGGTGCGGCTGCATCCATCAGATCGCGGTATGTTCCTGGCCGACGCGCTCGGCGCGGCGCTCCTGCCCGGAATCGGCTCCGGAGGGTGAGAGTATTCGTCGCCGTCACCCCCGACCCGGGAACCCGCCGCCGGTTGGCGGCCGTGCTGGAAGGGCTGGACGACCGAGGGTTGCTGCGCCGGGTTCCGGCCCAGAACCTGCATCTGACGCTGGCCTTTCTGGGCGAAATCAGCCCGACCCGGGCCGATTCCGCGGCCTGCGCGGTCAGCCGCATCGGGCCCGGCATCGCCCCGTTCCGGCTGGATATTTCGGGAGCCCTATCGGTGTTTGGGTCCCGGAGGAGCATCCTCGCCGCCGCGGTCGGCGGGGACCTTGAACGGTTGGAACGGCTCCGGGATCGGCTGCAAACGGCATTGGCGGAGGAGGGATTGCCCACCGGCGAGCGGAGCTTCCGGCCGCACCTGACCCTTGCCCGGATCCGTCCGCGGGCATCCGGCCGGGAACGGACCGCGCTCCGGCGGGAGGTCGCCTCGCTCCTGGCGCCGGTGCGGTTCAGTTTTCGGATTGAAGACCTGGGACTCTACCGGAGCCGGATTGGAACCTCCGGCGCCAGCTACCAGCTGCTGGAGCGCGCCGAACTCGGTTGA
- a CDS encoding LLM class flavin-dependent oxidoreductase, with product MISKFGSLYIGHVDLADIGFAGTPVDQRRLSSAQLAGVFAKAESIAVLMQRLGYDALWLGEHHFQHEGHECIPNPLLLGVHLSHLTERIKFGCAFNVTPNWHPLRLAEDYATADILTNGRIIFGVGRGYHTREVETFGAPLIDQDANRELFEEQVEIIFKAFNQPSFSHHGKNYQVPPRVPYRGYRLEEITLVPRPRHLPVECYQPIVSASQRGIDFMARNGIKAMIGGGAAVAEGAAEELIQTWRLSLARAGRKTEPGGDLVVNFYTHLADTEERAEAEVRPFVEEYLKVFAPAGLIDLPKYQLAALASGSGTEESGLSEVVDQILASAWLCGPPDSIAARLTAVQERYPGLEQVNVGSVIGTPESVVLEQLRRFGEEVMPRFRAEREECPG from the coding sequence ATGATCAGCAAATTCGGGTCGCTCTACATAGGGCACGTCGACCTCGCCGACATCGGATTCGCGGGCACCCCGGTCGATCAGCGACGACTCTCCTCGGCGCAACTGGCCGGCGTATTTGCCAAGGCCGAATCGATCGCCGTGCTGATGCAACGTCTGGGTTACGACGCCCTCTGGCTGGGCGAGCACCACTTTCAACACGAAGGTCACGAGTGCATACCCAACCCCCTGCTGCTGGGGGTTCACCTGTCGCACCTGACCGAGCGGATCAAATTCGGATGCGCCTTCAATGTCACGCCCAACTGGCACCCGCTGCGCCTGGCCGAGGACTACGCGACCGCCGACATCCTCACCAACGGACGGATCATCTTCGGGGTCGGCCGGGGATACCACACCCGCGAAGTCGAGACGTTCGGCGCGCCGCTAATCGACCAGGACGCGAACCGCGAACTGTTCGAGGAACAGGTCGAAATCATATTCAAGGCTTTCAACCAGCCATCGTTCTCGCACCACGGCAAGAACTACCAGGTCCCTCCCCGGGTGCCCTACCGCGGATACCGGCTGGAGGAAATCACCCTGGTGCCGCGGCCGCGGCACCTTCCGGTCGAGTGTTACCAACCGATCGTCAGCGCCAGCCAGCGCGGGATCGACTTTATGGCCCGCAATGGAATCAAAGCCATGATCGGCGGGGGTGCGGCGGTGGCCGAAGGAGCCGCCGAGGAGTTGATCCAGACGTGGAGACTCTCGCTGGCCCGGGCCGGGAGGAAGACCGAGCCGGGCGGGGATTTGGTCGTGAATTTCTACACCCATCTGGCCGACACCGAAGAAAGAGCGGAGGCAGAGGTTCGCCCGTTCGTGGAGGAATACCTGAAGGTCTTCGCGCCGGCGGGTTTGATCGACCTGCCGAAATACCAGCTGGCCGCGCTGGCCAGCGGATCGGGGACCGAAGAATCCGGACTGTCCGAAGTAGTAGACCAGATCCTGGCCAGCGCCTGGTTGTGTGGACCGCCGGATTCGATTGCCGCCAGGTTGACGGCAGTCCAGGAGCGCTATCCGGGTCTTGAACAGGTCAACGTCGGATCGGTGATCGGAACCCCCGAATCGGTCGTTTTGGAGCAGTTGCGGCGGTTCGGCGAGGAAGTGATGCCCAGGTTCCGCGCCGAGCGGGAGGAATGCCCGGGCTGA
- a CDS encoding hydantoinase B/oxoprolinase family protein has translation MSAQTGGTVGAFQISLFERLFASIAQEMGVTLQRSSFSPNIKERRDFSCAVFDRRGRIIAQAEHIPVHLGAMPMSVAAAIELFDQDKAAPGDLVILNDPYRGGTHLPDITTVSPVYVNADDGPTLFGYAATRAHHADVGGMSPGSMAIAREIFQEGLIIPPVKLVRAGSIERGVLDLIVANVRTPTERHGDLTAQLAAHRVAERRTGDIAARYGLERIISISQELIDYSSRLARARIARLPQGTYEFVDYLDNDGISPEPLPIRVRVDIDQDGMRFDFAGTSPQVTGSLNAPASVARSAVYYVLRCIVGDDVPANDGLYGSVTIRVPKRSLLDPESPRPVAGGNVETSQRVVDAVWGALAPALPDLVPAAGQGTMNNITLGGYDDQRAAPFAYYETMGGGGGGGPNRPGAHGIHVAMSNTWNSPIEALEHALPVRVRRYSLRPGSGGDGAHPGGMGLRRDIEVLTNTEVTLLGERRRHRPWGLAGGGSGAPGDDQVLRAGGWEKVGAKATVMLEPGEVISLRSPGGGGWGRSPDEQSATAEDEHPQT, from the coding sequence GTGAGCGCCCAGACCGGCGGGACCGTCGGCGCATTTCAGATCTCGCTGTTCGAGCGGCTGTTTGCCTCGATCGCCCAGGAAATGGGCGTTACCCTGCAACGGTCCTCCTTTTCTCCCAATATCAAGGAACGCCGCGACTTCTCATGCGCGGTGTTCGACCGCCGCGGCCGGATCATCGCCCAGGCCGAGCACATCCCGGTGCACCTGGGGGCGATGCCGATGTCGGTTGCCGCCGCGATCGAACTTTTCGATCAAGACAAGGCGGCGCCCGGCGACCTGGTGATCCTCAACGATCCCTATCGCGGCGGCACCCATCTGCCCGACATCACCACCGTTTCGCCGGTTTACGTGAACGCGGACGATGGTCCGACCTTGTTCGGTTACGCGGCAACCCGCGCCCACCACGCCGACGTCGGCGGAATGAGCCCGGGATCGATGGCGATCGCGCGCGAGATATTCCAGGAGGGCCTGATCATCCCGCCGGTGAAGCTGGTCCGCGCCGGTTCGATCGAGCGTGGCGTGCTGGACCTGATCGTGGCCAACGTGCGCACCCCGACCGAGCGGCACGGGGACCTAACCGCCCAGCTGGCGGCGCACCGGGTGGCCGAGCGCCGGACCGGCGACATCGCGGCCCGGTACGGACTCGAACGAATCATTTCGATCTCGCAGGAACTCATCGACTACTCGTCCCGGCTGGCGCGCGCCCGAATCGCCCGCCTGCCGCAAGGGACGTACGAATTCGTCGACTACCTGGACAATGACGGGATTTCCCCCGAACCGCTGCCGATCCGCGTCCGCGTGGACATTGACCAGGATGGAATGCGGTTCGACTTTGCCGGGACCAGCCCGCAGGTCACCGGCTCGCTGAACGCCCCCGCCTCGGTGGCGCGCTCGGCGGTCTATTACGTGCTGCGCTGCATAGTCGGTGACGACGTGCCGGCCAACGACGGACTCTACGGATCGGTGACGATCAGGGTCCCCAAGCGATCGCTCCTGGATCCGGAGTCCCCGCGCCCGGTAGCCGGCGGCAACGTCGAAACCTCGCAGCGAGTCGTCGATGCCGTCTGGGGCGCGCTGGCGCCGGCCCTTCCGGACCTGGTGCCGGCGGCCGGACAGGGAACTATGAACAACATCACCCTGGGCGGATACGACGACCAGCGCGCGGCGCCGTTCGCGTACTACGAGACCATGGGCGGCGGCGGCGGCGGAGGACCGAACCGACCCGGTGCGCACGGCATCCACGTTGCGATGAGCAACACCTGGAACTCACCGATCGAAGCCCTCGAGCACGCATTGCCGGTGCGGGTGCGGCGCTATTCGCTGCGCCCCGGCTCGGGCGGGGACGGCGCCCATCCCGGCGGAATGGGGCTGCGCCGCGACATCGAGGTGCTCACCAATACGGAAGTGACCCTGCTCGGCGAACGTCGCCGCCACCGCCCCTGGGGATTGGCCGGCGGGGGCAGCGGCGCTCCCGGCGACGACCAGGTCTTGCGCGCCGGCGGCTGGGAGAAGGTCGGAGCCAAAGCAACCGTGATGCTCGAACCCGGCGAGGTGATCTCGCTGCGATCGCCCGGCGGGGGCGGTTGGGGCCGGAGCCCGGATGAGCAATCGGCGACTGCCGAGGATGAGCACCCCCAGACCTAG
- a CDS encoding valine--tRNA ligase → MTTTRSAASPAPDSSPQGAMPEALLRPYDPAAVEPGIYAAWEGSGAFRAEVDPDREPYSIAMPPPNLTGALHYGHVAFVTFQDLMIRWQRMRGVPALWLPGTDHAAIATNAVLVNQLAGEGKSREDIGRPAFEEMLWDWMRQSGQRIRSQLRMAGASCDWSRERFTMDPGLSRAVNAAFVQLYEKGLIYRGSYLVNWDPVDQTAISDIEVEYQEVDGWLWTVRYPLAEGGHLEVATTRPETILGDTAIAVNPADERYRDLVGKQALVPVLGRSIPIVADDYVDPEFGSGAVKVTPGHDPNDYAIGQRHDLPMINILELDGRLNDHAGPFAGQTREAARANLLDRLEGDGLLAGRSPHRHAVGHGQRSGAVIEPMLSQQWFVDTSSMAAKAAAAVRSGEIQFHPPRFAQVFLHWMDNIRDWCISRQIWVGHRIPVWYCESCPEPIVATDDPGTCPDCGGNLRQDSDVLDTWFSSGLWTFSTLGWPDETEDLAYFHPTTVMETGYDIIFFWVARMAMLSLELLDQIPFRHVYLNGLLRRADGSKVSKSDPQPGDDPAEVIGEFGADAVRYLIATGSSPGNDMKLSWDRLTAARNFANKLWNAARFVIAAEQPPGTARAAPTAFDSWILERRDQTVVTVSQLLERFQFGEAGQAVHDLLWRDFCDWYIEAAKLRLAGPDKAAAAQAAAVLREVFLDGLKLLHPYMPFVTEALWGHLQAGRGASDLIVASWPEPGKPDPVRERTAGNVSALQAAIGAIRRVRSDFRIDPGALVPAEIVPGPAAAEIESEAEVIKRMARISELEIAGAQSGDVAESGAIMRRHDRRCAFVAAEGIQVYLPLEELLDLDAERARAADRAKDLQARRGRLQGMLANPGFVGKAPAAVVEQRRTELATISADLDNVLKFISELDA, encoded by the coding sequence ATGACCACCACGAGAAGCGCCGCTTCACCCGCGCCGGACTCGTCGCCGCAAGGCGCAATGCCGGAAGCGCTGCTGCGCCCCTATGATCCGGCCGCGGTCGAGCCGGGGATTTACGCCGCCTGGGAGGGTTCGGGCGCGTTCCGGGCCGAGGTCGATCCGGACCGGGAACCCTATTCGATCGCCATGCCGCCGCCGAATCTGACCGGCGCGCTGCATTACGGTCACGTTGCCTTCGTTACTTTCCAGGATCTGATGATCCGCTGGCAGCGCATGCGCGGCGTGCCGGCCCTCTGGCTGCCAGGCACCGATCATGCCGCGATCGCCACCAACGCGGTGCTGGTCAATCAGCTGGCGGGCGAGGGCAAGTCCCGCGAGGACATCGGCCGCCCGGCGTTCGAGGAAATGTTATGGGACTGGATGCGCCAGAGCGGCCAGCGGATCCGCTCCCAGTTGCGCATGGCGGGCGCCTCGTGCGATTGGTCGCGCGAGCGGTTCACCATGGACCCCGGATTGTCGCGGGCGGTTAACGCCGCTTTCGTCCAGCTGTACGAAAAAGGCCTTATCTACCGCGGCAGCTACCTGGTCAACTGGGACCCGGTCGACCAGACCGCAATCTCGGACATCGAGGTCGAATACCAGGAGGTGGACGGCTGGCTCTGGACGGTCCGCTATCCGCTCGCCGAAGGCGGCCACCTGGAGGTCGCCACCACCCGGCCGGAAACGATCCTGGGCGATACCGCGATCGCGGTGAATCCCGCCGACGAACGCTATCGCGACCTGGTCGGCAAGCAGGCGCTGGTGCCGGTCCTGGGCCGGTCGATACCAATCGTCGCCGATGACTACGTGGACCCCGAATTCGGCTCCGGCGCGGTCAAGGTCACGCCGGGACACGACCCCAACGACTACGCGATCGGGCAGCGCCACGACCTGCCGATGATCAACATCCTCGAACTCGACGGCCGACTCAACGACCACGCCGGCCCGTTCGCCGGCCAGACCCGCGAAGCGGCCCGCGCCAATCTGCTGGATCGGCTCGAGGGCGACGGCTTGCTGGCCGGCCGCAGCCCCCACCGCCACGCCGTCGGCCACGGCCAGCGCTCGGGAGCGGTTATCGAGCCGATGCTCTCGCAGCAATGGTTCGTGGACACCTCCTCGATGGCCGCCAAGGCTGCCGCCGCGGTCCGCTCGGGCGAAATCCAGTTCCACCCACCGCGGTTCGCGCAGGTGTTCCTGCACTGGATGGACAACATCCGCGATTGGTGCATTTCGCGCCAGATCTGGGTAGGGCACCGCATCCCGGTCTGGTACTGCGAATCCTGCCCGGAACCAATCGTGGCCACCGACGATCCCGGGACCTGTCCTGATTGCGGCGGAAACCTGCGCCAGGACAGCGACGTGCTCGACACCTGGTTCTCCTCCGGGCTGTGGACGTTTTCCACCCTGGGTTGGCCCGACGAGACCGAGGACCTGGCTTACTTCCACCCGACCACGGTGATGGAAACCGGCTACGACATCATCTTCTTCTGGGTGGCCCGGATGGCGATGCTGAGCCTGGAGCTACTGGATCAAATCCCGTTTCGGCACGTTTACCTGAACGGCCTGCTGCGCCGAGCCGACGGGTCCAAAGTGTCAAAGTCCGATCCCCAGCCGGGCGACGATCCGGCCGAGGTAATCGGCGAGTTTGGCGCCGACGCGGTTCGCTACCTCATCGCCACCGGCTCAAGCCCGGGCAACGATATGAAGCTCTCCTGGGACCGACTCACCGCCGCCCGCAATTTCGCCAACAAGCTCTGGAACGCAGCCCGGTTCGTGATCGCCGCCGAGCAACCGCCAGGCACCGCCCGCGCCGCCCCGACCGCGTTCGACAGCTGGATCCTGGAACGGCGCGACCAGACCGTGGTGACGGTCTCCCAGCTACTGGAGCGCTTCCAGTTCGGCGAGGCCGGCCAGGCCGTTCACGATCTGCTCTGGCGCGATTTCTGCGACTGGTACATCGAGGCCGCCAAACTGCGCCTGGCCGGGCCGGACAAGGCCGCCGCGGCCCAGGCGGCGGCGGTCCTGCGCGAAGTCTTCCTGGACGGGTTGAAGCTCCTGCATCCCTACATGCCGTTCGTCACCGAAGCGCTCTGGGGGCATCTGCAGGCCGGCCGGGGCGCCTCCGACCTGATAGTGGCTTCATGGCCCGAGCCCGGCAAGCCCGACCCGGTCCGCGAGCGGACAGCCGGGAACGTTTCCGCCCTGCAGGCCGCGATCGGAGCGATCCGCCGGGTGCGGTCGGATTTCAGGATCGATCCGGGAGCGCTGGTGCCGGCCGAAATCGTGCCCGGTCCGGCCGCGGCCGAGATTGAATCCGAAGCCGAGGTGATCAAGCGCATGGCGCGGATATCCGAGCTGGAGATTGCCGGGGCCCAGTCCGGCGACGTGGCCGAGAGCGGAGCGATCATGCGCCGCCACGACCGCCGCTGCGCTTTCGTCGCAGCCGAGGGGATCCAGGTTTATCTGCCGCTGGAAGAATTGCTCGATCTGGACGCCGAGCGCGCCCGCGCCGCGGACCGGGCCAAGGACCTGCAGGCCCGGCGTGGCCGTCTGCAGGGGATGCTCGCCAACCCCGGGTTCGTGGGCAAGGCACCGGCGGCGGTCGTAGAGCAGCGCCGGACCGAACTGGCGACGATTAGCGCCGACCTGGACAACGTGCTCAAGTTCATTTCCGAGCTCGACGCGTGA